TTCCTACGTCTACGATAACTGCGCCTTCTTTAACAACATCTTTCGTTACTAATCCTGGTTTACCTACTGCTGACACGATAACGTCAGAGCGTTTTAATACTGCGTCCATATCTTTACTGCGAGAGTGCAGTAATGTTACCGTTGCATTCGCATCTGTCAATAGTTTCGCAACAGGTTGTCCTACGATATGACTTCTTCCGATAACTGCAACATCTTTTCCTTCCAGATCGATATCTGCATGCTTCAGAATTTCCATAATACCTAGTGGTGTACATGGGATATACGTTTCAACGCCGGCATAGAGTCTACCGATGTTGATCGGATTGAATCCGTCTACGTCTTTTTCTGGTGCGATCTTCTCTAATACTTTCGTTTCGTCGATTTGTTTCGGTAGTGGGACTTGTACAAGGATACCGTGTACATTGTCATCGTTGTTCAGTTTGTCGATTTCTTCTAATAATGCCGCTTCAGTCGTACTTTCATCAAGATGGATGATACTTGAGCTCATACCGATCTTCTCAGCAGATTTCTTCTTGTTGTTCACATAGCTCTGGCTTGCACCGTCATTTCCTACAAGAATCACTGTTAAGTTTGGCGTAACCCCTTGTGCCTTTAACTGTTCAACTTCCTGTGCAAGGTTTGCGCGATAGTCCGCTGCGATTTTCTTTCCGTCTAATACTTTTGCTGACATTCCAGTTCCCTCCATTTATTCGAACGTTTAATATTATTATAGCAGTAAACAATCTAAAAATACGAACAAAAAAATATTTTTTGATAAAAAAATCCGCAATCGTTCGTTTTTTACGTTGAAAAAAGTACGTGTCATTGTTATGCTATATAAGTAATATACACATAAATGAAGTCGATTTTCAAATAATTATAAAGGGTGATAGTTGTGACAGTAGCAGTAATAATGGGATCTTCTTCTGACTGGGAGACGATGAAAGAAGCGGTGACAATGCTGGAAGCTTTCGGTATCGACTATGAGGCAAGTGTTGTTTCTGCGCATCGTACACCCCTTGAGATGGTTGATTTTGCGAAGTCTGCACGAGAGAAAGGGATTGAGATTATTATCGCGGGTGCTGGTGGTGCGGCGCACTTGCCGGGAATGGTCGCTTCGATGACGACGCTTCCGGTGATCGGTGTGCCGATCGAATCGAAAGCTTTGAAAGGGATGGATTCCTTATTATCTATCGTACAGATGCCTGGTGGGATTCCGGTAGCGACAACTGCTATCGGTAAGCCGGGTGCGAAGAATGCCGGTATTCTTGCTGCGCGTATGCTCAGCTTGAAGGATAGTGCTTTAGTACAGAAGCTGGACGATTTCGAAGCATCTTTAGTCAAGAAAGTGGAGGCGATGCAGCATGACCTTAAATAAA
Above is a window of Macrococcoides canis DNA encoding:
- the folD gene encoding bifunctional methylenetetrahydrofolate dehydrogenase/methenyltetrahydrofolate cyclohydrolase FolD; its protein translation is MSAKVLDGKKIAADYRANLAQEVEQLKAQGVTPNLTVILVGNDGASQSYVNNKKKSAEKIGMSSSIIHLDESTTEAALLEEIDKLNNDDNVHGILVQVPLPKQIDETKVLEKIAPEKDVDGFNPINIGRLYAGVETYIPCTPLGIMEILKHADIDLEGKDVAVIGRSHIVGQPVAKLLTDANATVTLLHSRSKDMDAVLKRSDVIVSAVGKPGLVTKDVVKEGAVIVDVGNTVVDGKLTGDVVYDEVAEVAGAITPVPGGVGPLTITMVLNNTLLAAKRAQK
- the purE gene encoding 5-(carboxyamino)imidazole ribonucleotide mutase, whose amino-acid sequence is MTVAVIMGSSSDWETMKEAVTMLEAFGIDYEASVVSAHRTPLEMVDFAKSAREKGIEIIIAGAGGAAHLPGMVASMTTLPVIGVPIESKALKGMDSLLSIVQMPGGIPVATTAIGKPGAKNAGILAARMLSLKDSALVQKLDDFEASLVKKVEAMQHDLK